A stretch of DNA from Ignavibacteriota bacterium:
GACCGCCACCGCGACACTGATGGCGGCGATTCCTCCCGCCATGGGCATCGGCTCAGGTTCCGAAATCCGCACACCGATGGCCATCGCCGTCATCGGCGGCCTCGTGGTTTCGACCGTGCTCAGTCTCCTCGTTGTGCCCGCGTTCTACGTGCTCGTCGACCGCGCCCCCGCGCGCTTCAAACGGCTGTTCGCGTGGGGGCGGAACGGGAAACGATGAAAGGTGAAAGGGACACGGGAAAACATAGGTCGTGGATCTGGAATGCATGTGCGTCCAGTACGAATGGGCTCCGGCAGGGCCGACCGGCGGTCGATATACTCCTGCTAAGACCTGCGCACAGTCGAATCTCCGGCCCGGCATCACAGCGCACATCGGCCTCATCGCGTTGTTTTGAGGGCGACCGCCGGTCGATGTACTGTTGTTGAGTCTCGCATAGCATCGAACCTCCAGACTGGCCTCACAGCGCACATCGGCCTCATCGCGTTGTTTTGAGGGCGACCGGAGGTTGATACATTCCTGCTAAGACCTGCGTGCAGTCGAACCTCCGGACCTGCATCACAGCTCAGATCGGCCTCGTTGCGTTGTTTTGAGGGCGACCGCCGGTCGCCCCTGTCGGAGGCAGACCGCGGACAAGACAAACGCAGCTTGGATCGAGAGAGTCCGGCAAGCACTTCTTTAGGCTCTCATCCAGCGGGAACAAAAATTCATGTCCGCGCGTACTACACTACATGTGTTTCGACCCTATCGGGATCGCAGCACACGAATCCAAAAACAGCAAGGGAAGCGTTTCAGGATGAGTACGCCGCGTATGATCTTTAGAAGAAGGAACACAAGACGATGCCGTTCGCATTCATACAGCGGGGATGGTATGTACCATTTAACGCTGCGTTCCGCGGTGATGGAAAATCTCTTTGGGATGGTGACTCAGGCAGGGGTTGTACTAAATGAATATGGGCGGATCGCACATGAAGAGCTCCTTCGCACAGAACAAATCCGCCAGGAACTCAGCATTCTTCGTTTTGTGATCATGCCGAATCACATTCATTTGCTCGTTGTTCTCAAGCGTTCAACCGATTTTTCTTTATCGAATTCGCGGACAAAGGTATCGGGATCAGCATATAACCGGCGCAGGTCTACTCATGCTGGCACCGGGCCACATCCCCGCTCTACCGCAGGCCCACCGCCGCGATCACTCGGCTCCTTCGTTGCAGGCTACAAGTCTATCATCACTAGGAGAATTCGAGAAATCTCTGGACAGAGCGGAGCGGTTATTTGGCAGAGGAATTATGATGATAGAATCGTCCGTTCGCACCGCATGAAACAAATTGTCTGTGGCTACATTCAACGAAATCCCCAACGTGAATGGATACGCCTTCAGCAGCATCAAATCCCCTGAACAATTGAACGAAAATCTGAAAGATTCGATCCGAAACGTGTGTTCGATCCCCACGAATGGGCTCCGACAGGGGCGACCGGCGGTCGCCCTTCATTCGGCAGACTGGATCCGCACCGCGATGTTGTTGAAGAATTCCTCTTTCGATCCGAAACGTGTGTTCGATCCCCACGAATGGGCTCCGACAGAGGCGACCGGCGGTCGCCCTTCAACCGCACACGTCGATACGCATATGGATAATGTTGAAGAATTCCTCTTTCGATCCGAAACGTGTGTTCGATCCCCACGAATGGGCTCCGACAGGGGCGACCGGCGGTCGCCCTTGCCGCAAAGGTTCGGACACCTTAATCGCCCCGCACACATTCACACCGCGGCATGACACCGTGCGCCGGAGTCAACCATCGCGCCTCTATGCCATTACAAGCGCATCCCCAACGACACGCCGAACTGGACCGGATTATGTTGTAATGATGGGTGTGTGGGAATAAGGGCGGTGAGCTGATACGACCAACCGATTTCGGGAGTCAGTGTCATCGTATCCATGAAGACGAAATCGTAGCCCGCTATCATCGACACCGAGACCAGGCCGATGCGCAAATCGGCGAAGTGTGCGTCGAGGGCTTTGTCGGTGACCACCCATGCACACGGAGTGCCTGTAGTCTGGTAATCAGCGACACAGCCAAGGATTTCATCCGCATCGGTGTAGCGTCCGGGGAGAACGAGTGAAAATTCGGGTCCTCCAGCGAGCCAGAATCTGCCGATCCCGCTGTGCCACTGCCCAAGAAGTGAACATGAGAGACGCGTGAGAGACATGTCGGCCGATCGCCGCATCATGACCTTCTGCAGGCGGATGGTCCCGTCGCTGCCGCGTGCAGGGATGGTGACAGTCCGTGTCTTCTCGTACGCCGCGGTGTACTGTTGCACCGCCATACGGGCGAGCACGCGCAGGTTGTCAGTAATACCGTATGAAAATCCCGCTCCCAGATACGCACCGAAACCAGTGGGGCTCTCATCGAACGTACATTCACAGGTGCTGGTAAATGATCCGCTCCCGCGCACGAGAACGGCGCCCGCCTGCACATGAAATACAAAGTATCCGGCGCCCGGCGCAAGCACCGGATCAGCAGGCTGAGCAGCAAGCGGGATGGATGCCGCGATGAGGAGCAACACGGTTTTGCTCCATCGTAAACATATCATTGCCAGAAGTGCTGAAGATTGAGACGCGTTCGTCCAGACCCTGCGAGCAGGCGTATGAGGAGATCTAGAGCTGAACAGTAAGCGCTACACCCGCGCGCAGCGGGAAATGACGTAACGCGTTTGTTGATGGCAGAAATGTTGTCACCGGATACGACCACATCAGCTCGGGGGTGATGGTCAGTCGTTTGTCGAGGATCAGATCGTACCCGGCGCCGATACACAACGATACACCAACGGTGCGCATGTCCTTGAACTGTTCATCGAGCGGTTGGTCTGCCAGGAGTATGTTCCGTGTGCCTGTGGATGCGTATACCCCGCGGCCCGAAATGATTTCCTCGGTCTCCTTGTATGCACCGGGAAAAAGAATCGCAACCTCCGGTCCGCCTGCAAGCCACAGTGTTTCGAAACCGCTGCGCCAGCGGCCCAGCACAGCGAAAGCGAGGGTGCCATATGCCATTTCCGCTTCGCGACGGAAGACAACCGTTGCGGTGGAACCGTCGGACGTGTAACGCAGCGCCGTGTTTTCCTTCGTGTAGGTGGCGGCGAGTGTTTGGTACGCAACACGCCCGAGCACGTCGATATCGCCCGTAACGGCGTACGAGATGCCCGCTCCGCCATAGCCGCCGAAGCCGGAGAGTCCCGCATCGAACAGACAGTCGCAGGATGTTGTGAAGGTCCCACTGCCGAGCGCCAGCAGGCCGCCGAAAAGCAGACTCGCATCCACACGGCCGACCCGCTTCGAATACTCCCCTTCACTGCCGCCCTGTGCGTACGTTGATGCGACGGAAAAGAGCAGACTGCAACAACACACAATGCCGATCGACACGACTCGTCGAATGTTTTTCATAGTCCGAACCTTATGAGGAGGCCAAACCCAACGCGCGGCTGAGACCACGACGGAGCGTTTGTGGAGAGTGATGTCAGAGGATAAGACAGACTCACCCGTGGTGCGAGATAGGTGTCTGTTCCGATGCGGATGTCGTAGCCCACCGCGGCTTCCAAACCAACCTGCAGACGCCGCACAGGTAGGACCTTGCTCCCATCAGCGTCGGTCAGCGCATCAATGGCCCCGTCGTGGTACGTGCGATCCGTAGTGCCCGTTTCAGGATAGCCGATTCCCGCGGTTTGAATACGTTCGGTTTCGAGCAGGTGATCTCCGCCGAGGTACCCCAGTGAAAGACCGGCGGCGAAATGCAGAGGCGCCTGCCAGGGACGCCATTCCGCCGAAGCAAGAACGCCAAACCACGAATATGAAAGCTCGACGCGCCGTGCAAAATCGATGGGACGGTACATGCCAAGGTCGGCAATATAGGTGATGCGTGTTTCGGCCGTCTCGTACGTCGCGTCCAGACGCCGGTACAGGCCGGCGACGGCAAAACGGAATTGCTCGTTGATCGCCATATCGAACTGCAGACCTGCCGTGGGGCCGGCTCCGCTCCCCTCTCCGTATCCGCAATCACAGGCCGTGGAAAAACTGCCGGCCGATATCGCAACATCGTACGAGAGAATTACGCCGATGTAGCGACGCCGCGCGGATGGTCCCTCATCAACTTCAGACGCAACCGCAAACGACTGCATCACGGAGAGAAGGCCATACAGCACGGCGACCAGGACACTCCGCCCTGCGGCCGCGTGAAATGAGCTGGAAAAGCGCTCTGTCTGCATGGATCGAATATCACAAAATCCACCGCGGATATCAAAGGCGGCGGTAACTCAGATCCGTTCGATGGCGCGCGTGTCGATCCAGCCCTCGGTACCGTCGGCGAGTACGATACGGCTCCACGTACCGCGCTGATCGCGAATCTCAACTTTGAGTCCTTCGTGGACAAGGAAACTTTCGATGCCGCTCGCGTCGGGAGCGCTGCGCACGGAGGCCTCTCGCGCCAGTATTATCGCATGGCGGCGGCTCTCGAGATCCTCGACACGATCCAGATACAGGAACAGTGATGCGCTGAACAGGCCGGCGAAGGCGATCCCCGCAAGCAGCGCGACACGTCGCAACAGCACGCGCTCGATGCCAAAAAACACAAAGAGAGCCGAGGCCAAGGCCCAGAGAATTATCGCGGACCACGTCAACAGCGACGCCGGCGTATTCTCGTCCTTCACGGTGTTCCACCACTGCACCACAAAGAGCAGCGGCATGGGTTCCACCTGGTCGCGGAGCCGGGCGTTGGCGATGGCGAGATTTTCCACAATGACAGCATTGGATGGATCGATGCGATGTGCGCGTTCATACGCAAGCACGGCGCGCGCCAGCGAACCACTCTTGAAATACGCGTTGCCCAGATTGGTGT
This window harbors:
- a CDS encoding tetratricopeptide repeat protein, translated to MKRLLLLLVLVAGAHAAPDPAAVFREAGAAYARGDFHSAVGLYERLLKESAPSAALYTNLGNAYFKSGSLARAVLAYERAHRIDPSNAVIVENLAIANARLRDQVEPMPLLFVVQWWNTVKDENTPASLLTWSAIILWALASALFVFFGIERVLLRRVALLAGIAFAGLFSASLFLYLDRVEDLESRRHAIILAREASVRSAPDASGIESFLVHEGLKVEIRDQRGTWSRIVLADGTEGWIDTRAIERI